The Toxotes jaculatrix isolate fToxJac2 chromosome 14, fToxJac2.pri, whole genome shotgun sequence genomic interval ctcaacccagttGAACACCTGATGGAGATTCTGGACCGACGTCATAGACAACGCTCTCACCCACCATCACCAAAACATCgaaatgagggaatatcttttggaagaatggtgCTCATCCCTCCAGTGTAGTTcagagacttgtagaatcaatgccaaggctcactgaagctgttctgtcAGCACATGGTGGCCCAGCACCTTACTAAGATtctttatgttggtttttcctttaatttgccGCCCATCTGTAGCTCCCTATCTTTGCCGCACTGTCTTTGTTTCACAGCATGTGTATCACCTTACAAATGATGCGTTTCAAAGATTAGACATTGATTAGAAAATGTTGTTTACAAAAATTTATTCATACAAATCTTACAACACTTTCATAACATTGAGAAACGTAAAACCCCATATAAGGACTCCTGTGTGTATAACGATGTCACTTGTACTAATGTTCacttttaaaacacattattttcagATAGATAAGAGATTAAACATTGAAGTAAGGCGTTTGGCGCTTTCAGAAATATCAACAACAGGCATTTTCTATGATCTGAACAaaatctctttttcttgttctgaAACCCTTTAATTCTAGATAGTGATGCACATAGTTGTAAATAACGTGTTGGTGCTCTTTTCTGATTAATAAATTACTGACCAATAGCAAAATAATCAACAACACCTCATAATCAACAGTAACAAACACTGGTCATTGTTCACAACTCTCACAGACACTGAACACCCCAgactcatgcacacatacacaaacacacacacacacatacacacacattgcctGCTCCACCAACATATacattctgttcttttttttattttcatttttttttttttaactcgaTAAATCATTGGCCATGCTTTAAAAAGAAAGCCTAATTCTACTACTGTCGGGGCAGACTAAGCCGAGCAATTAAACAGAGTAAAAGGAAGTTTCAATGTAAGCTAATGGACTGCAGCATTGTAGGGCCACTAAAATTGCCATCTGTCACTTGTGGCgaattttttttagttttctttttttctcacgtCGAAGCAAGGCACCAAAGCCAAAAGCTGTTTCCACCTCCACATGCGCGCTCAGCCgctcattcacacaaacaaaccttaaatacacacacacactcacacagacacactcgcGCATAGACACAAACGCGCACCAGTACGCACACATCTACTTCcgcacacacgttcacacaaaGCCTGTATAAGCCAAATTGAAGAAAGCGTGTATTGATAGTTTCTATGGGGGGAACACAGGCCACTGATTGGATTGCAGGGGTGCATAAAGCTGCATTTGCATAATATTGAATAAATACATAAGATATCTCTCTAATAAAAGTCAGTGGGAAGATCCCTCTGCTGGAGGGCTGAATTCCTCATTCACCTCCGTTCTAGTGCGAGAGGGAAACTCTGAGTGGCCTCGTCCAGCCTCACTCACGTCTTGTTAATGCCTCTGCTGAAACCAAAGCGAAGGGAATTCAACGTCTGATATTTTCCATCAGACTCATTGACCCTGGTCTAACTTTGGCAGGTGAGGTGAGGCGGCGGTGGCGCTCTCACCTCCTGTTTGTTTCAGGTGTGACAACCTCTCTCTGGCTCATGGGTGCTGTAACCTGTCTCTTATGTAACAGCCtactttgctctctctctctctctctctctctctctcacatacacacacatatacagtctCTTCCTAACACTCTCCTCATCTCTTTATCACGTCCTTGCTGCACATACCCAGTAGACATCTAACACAGATCAGCTTCGTCTTAACAGTTGAACCACAGCACTGTCAAATCAACACTTTAGCATGGCGACCTAGAAGCAAAAGAATCTCTAAAAACCACTACTAGGACAAAGGCAATCAGCAAAAAGGGAGTCCAGTGTCTTGCCTTATAACATCCACAATGCAAGCAGCAGgggaggtaaaaaaattcaacaagTCAGTGCAGTACCAGTTTCCACCACCTCTAGCCCTCCTTGTTCACATTTCCAACACATCTtagtggaggggggggggggggggggggttgctgcTGAAATAGGCTTAACACAGCCCACCTCCCAAATAGCACAATCCAAAAAAGCATGATGGCATGCCGTTTCTAAGCAAAAACTAGCAAGGTGTCAGTTTCCACATGCACCAATAAATAAGAAGTAGGTTAAATATTCCTCGCTGTAACTCAGATGCTACCTTTCCTCTCCacctcaaaaaacaaacaaacaaacaaacaaaaatgcttcATCTCCAGCTTCTTACATGTTCTGGGTCCTTTCTGAATATTTGTGGTGCTGCCCAAATACAATCAACAGTTGAAGCACATTCTTTCCAAATAGTTCTGTTGACTgaacacagacaacactgagATGAATATGTGCACTGTGTAGTTTCTATACTGTACATAATACACACATATGGAACATTCTTTACACAGTCCTGTCGAGCATGATGTATCTCCTACAGTGAATGACTTTGAGGCAAGTGAGCAAGCAGTGTTTGCCGCATACTGTGAACAGCAACTTGAGTGCTTCCTTTATCTTTTTAGTAAAGGCAATAAAGCCCTTGCAAAAGCCTGCAATGAAATTTCTGTTTAAAAGAGGGTCGGAATTTTACCACCAGTTACGTTGAATGACCGTGTAAGTCAATCAGTTATCCATCAAATGAGAGGCTGTACAACAAAAGCCATCTGAATTCCCCCGGAGGGGCAGCAAGCTATACAAACCCACAGAGCTCCCATTAAGGGAGCGAGGAGAAGGGTGGACAAGGGCAACATCTATCATTTAGGATAAAGCCGGATATGCCTCACATAGCATGCTCACTGCTTCTTTGGGCCTGttaggaaaacaaacaacactaaAAAAATAGAACGTTGGTTACAAAAATAAGTATAACATTCAATACTTTGattgtctttttaaaatctatttattttctgcatatGTAGATGACCTTTAAAGATTTCAAGCGCATAACGTTGAAGGTGcacaattatctttttttttctaatttcctttttttttttttttttttttttttggagtcattttgttttgttttcaacatcttaacatgaaaataaaatattggtCCACAAAGTATAACTGTGCGGTATCAAGTGCTtttgtacaaaaagaaaaaaaaacgatattattattaaaatattcattttaatggctttacttcatacataaatacatgttGAAAGAACACAGGCGCAATCCACTGGTTGGTCAGATATATCTGAATGATTTAACGACTGGATGTATATACACAGGAGGGCAGTTTGGGCGCTTTAACAACGCTACAAATAGGCAAGTCGGCGTCCTTTGTTCCTAACTCTCTGTCTGTACCTTCTTCCCAGAACCGCTGCCAGGTATTTCTGCACGGCCATCTGCTTTCTATAGCGACTGTAGCTGTCGGTGAAGATCCCATCTGAATGTCTTTTGGATAAGGGCTCTGACTCGTCCTCCATGCTGTTGTCGTCactgggaaaacaaacaaacaaacaaaaaaaaatcacattagtTAACACTGTAAACTCCCACCTCTCAACAGATTGCTGCTCTTTCTGATTTTATATTAGCTTTGATAAGCTCCTCATCCTTGCATGATTCAAAGTTGCCTACAGTCATTAATAATGCATTTATGGGCCTTTAATCCTAGTTTTCgtttcgaaaaaaaaaacgcggACAAGCAAGACAGCGTAAAAGAAACTGATTTAAGCGTTTTAGAGAAGttataaattattcatttagaGCCCATTGCGTATTCTGACGCAAGATATTTCAACAGTGCTTGGGCAAACAAAATCAATTTATAGACTGATCACATCATATTAATCGCAGTGTATTTTAGTTTCAGAAAACTGACCCTCATTCGTAAGGGAGGAATCATGAACGCAGAGCCACgccacaaccacaacaacaacaacaaaataaataaacaaaaaaaaaaagcaaaaataaacgGTGTAATGAAAATGTCTAGACGTTTTTTATAGATATATATGGagagattaaaataaataaataaataaaacacggACATAAAATGAATAGACAGCGATGCAGCAGCCTGGACTTGTGCATATAACATGATGACTGCAGGTGAACGCTTATAAGAAATGCCCTTACCCTGCACGAATTGTCATCAGAGAATGCAGATAATGTCTCGCTGTTAACTGACCCAGGATCTCCCTCAAGGCTCTATCTAATTCTTCCTCAGCATGCCTTTCTGGTCTGAGATGATAAAACGCCAAAACACATAGATCATCAGTGACTAAAAAGCGCAgacaaaatgatcaaaagtaGCCTAAAATGTCCCCCGCCCACCCTCAGGTCCAGTATCACATCAGGTGCAATTAAATcggagcctttttttttttttttttttttacacacaggcTATCCTTCCGTACGTGCCGAGCTTGTATCTGGAGTATTAACAGTATTGGAATCAACATTTTAGGCTACTCGGTATGAAAATAACACTGAACAAATAACATGAGAAactctgggagaaaaaaaaaacaaagcaagcaAACATTATCGCAAACAGCaaaaaagtcatcaaaatgGAATCTGGCTCAAGGCTTCAGCTGTGATGTGAGAGCACATTTACCTCTTCTCTGGTGGGTAGTATAGAGTGTACGCGTCGTCGTTTAGGGATGGTGGGCTTCGTATAGCAATCTGATCGCTATCAAAACCCATGTCGGATAATGAATTCCCATCCTCATCGAAGGCGTCGTTTTCAAGTCTGCAAAAGAGGAGAGCGTTCATCACAAATTTGATCTGCGCACAAGTGGGACGCAGGAGTGAAAGAATGCCAAAATGTCTGCATCCTTCTTATGAAATCAGTGGGAGGctaaatgcatttaaacacagagcaaagaaaatgaaatgaaataaaataaaaataaaaagcaaaagcaaaaacctgtgggtgtttttaaataaaaccagaaaacGAATTATTTCAATTTCACCCAAAAAATaatgtttggaaatgtgttaaatgtgcacaagctttatttttttctatctttaaATACATCATTTAATGGGGAAAATCCGTTTTTTATTCCACATAGGTGCTTCTGCTCTAAACACGGGCTACAGACTcattaattatttaaacatCGAAACAATGGGTGTGAAAATGATCACGTTTGGTGTAGGCgtggagccaaaaaaaaaattttatgaaAAGAATGCTGTAATTAGCAGAGAAAAATTAGAATCAATAAGAGCCACGCCCAAATTATGGACATGCTTTTCgtagaaaaagaagaataaatcTTAAACGCATAGAGCTCTCCTATTCGTTTTGCCTCGCCTCTCCTTGGTGACGCCAGTCCACCGTCATCCCCAGGGCTATCCATTGCATTGACTTGCACTCTCATTTTTAATAAGGGGAGTTCTGCGAACCGTCCCACCGGACAGATACTTCTACGCAATTTCCACACGAGACTCGCATTTTGTGTGCGTTGAAAACACCGTATTTCCCACAATTCTCAGACTTTAAATTGCGCGCACTGTTCGTGCGCAATTACGCGCAGTTATTTGATATAGAGTTGTGCAGATCCAATCACTTCATAATTAATCACAATGCAGTGCCATCAGTGAACAAAAGGGGTGTCAGCTGCGTttaaaatatacacattttaaaaaaggactACAACAGTTAAAAGGTTATAAAGCTGGATAAGGAACAGACACCTACCTAATCTTAGGGTAACTTAGTCCGATAGGTGTGCAGAAGACGCTGTAGTGCATTAAGATTCCGTAGATGAGCAAGATTAAAGTCGCTTTACTCGAACTGGCCATGCtgttagaaaatgaaaaacagtaaacagattAGTCACTCCTGAAGAAACAACATGCTCACTCTTTGTTCTATCAAATTCACATGCTGTGCTACTTCTCTTATTACAAACTAAACCGCTGGGTCGAATATAAACCTCTTTAAATTAACTCGATAAACGCAGCGTCCGattgcacaaaacaaaaagatgaaaagatttctgttttttttccccctcccttttCGTAAAAGTTTAACTGTGGAATTGACACCAAATCCTTTGCATGCAGCGACcagagtcattaaaaaaaaaaacacctgatcTCCATGCAGTGCAGAGgtagaaaaatgaataatttccaTTACTTTATCTCGCTCTCCATCAATGAATTACTCCGAGATTTAAGACAATCCGCAGACAAAGCACATACCTATAGCAGGAGAGCAGGGAGAGCGCTGTGCTGTAGGATGCGATCCGGGCGCGgctgtggtggtgtgtgtgtgtgtgagaaagagagagagagacggtaGGCTATCTTTCTTTTCCGGGCTGAAGCGCCTCCGTCGTCTCCTTATGTTCCCCTCAGTGCAGCCTAGCTCACTTTTATGCACAATTGATAGGACTCAACCAGTCGCGCAGCCGAACAAAAACTCGGTGGGAAAGTGCGCTGTATGTTCGTCTACATATCGTTGCTCTAAACTTTTGTCCTGTGCTGTGATTGCCTTGGATTTTTATCCATGTATCGTAAGCCTTGCCCCCctcgccctcctcctccctcctcctcctcctctctccaatAAGTCACATTAAGGATGCTATAGACGTCATCAAGTCTTCCTCCCGGAATATAATAGTACAGTTCCTTCCTCATCGATGCATCTGTCAGActcaccccccacctccctcctaAGATGGAAGTTTACTTCCAAagtttcttctttaaaaaaaaaaaaaaaaaacacacacacacacacacacacacaaattgttGCATACATGAATTCATGAACTTTGCACAGGACGGTGTGACAGCCAATACGGATCAATTTGTCCCTCACCGCGACCCACCCCAACCCCTGCCCCCTCCCACACGTCATCAAGAAGTCCAATTAGGCTTTTATGATTATGACTGAGCTGGGAAGTGATCATCCTTGCTCGTGGTGGTGGTTTCATGTGACTGGGTGGTTTTGATGGAAGGGGGATCAGGCTTCCGCAGACCAAGTTCAAGGCCTCTGGGGAGTCAGGAGCTGTCCGCTGCTGAAATGATTCGTCTCAAATTGCGGCTTTCTGACTTTGCAGTCACTTTTCCTAATCATTTCCAATAAttgctggtggtggtggctcTAATGGCCACGCAACGACAGCGCTAAGGCCCCGGCCTTTCCGTTAGATTGTTGAAATAAACGAGGCACGTAATCTGATTTGAACACAGGCTGGTGACGCAGGATGCCGGTTCAGAGAGCTATCAGCCTGCGTGGCTTAATAAACGACTCACCGGTTCTCCCAGCGTTGTTCTGAAATTGTCTGTATCATTATAATGTGTTGATTGATACGTTAAAACGAAAAAAATCCGAGAGAGGGCTCTTAGACGTGCTGTTACGGATGTGACAATTAACCAAAGAAGCAGTCGGGCCTTTTTCTTGCCACTCATACTGGGCTCATGTTTTGTGGTAATAAGTCGAATCTCTTTACTGTTGCTGTATCTTTATCTGTAATATGCAATTTATTGTTTTCTACTAATAGACCTACAGCAGACTCGACTGTAAGAATAAACCTGACATTAACATTCATGGCACATAAAAGTGATGGCTTACAGCAGAGTGTGTCGGAGGCGAGTTAGAAGAGACTTTTAATTTGGAGGAGGGACGTAAAAGCTGTAAAAGCTCGTGCCGTGGGCCTGTGTGGGGCCTCGCTGTGATCAACCGACTGGAGGACCGGAGGTCACCGCACCTTTTGATGCTGCACTGGACACGACTGAATCAGACCTATAGCTCACCAACCAACCAGCTGAAGAGTTTGccaaagagaggagagattaACGTCAGCGTTTTGTTTACTCTGACGCAAAATGACGAACAGAGCCAGTCAccagagaggggggggggcaaccccttcttcttcttcttgttctacCTTGGAAGAGCTCAACTTAAACCCCATATGTTTTTACTGGAGCAGACTGCTAATTTTAGGCCTGGTACAGTAGGTAGAGACGCAGCTCTGCGTAGTCTAAGCAAACGGCGCCATCATGAGGAAGGCAGTGAAAAGACCGCTGAGGttcattcatcatcaccactcaGTGAGTCCACGCATGAGG includes:
- the adcyap1b gene encoding adenylate cyclase activating polypeptide 1b isoform X2 translates to MASSSKATLILLIYGILMHYSVFCTPIGLSYPKIRLENDAFDEDGNSLSDMGFDSDQIAIRSPPSLNDDAYTLYYPPEKSDDNSMEDESEPLSKRHSDGIFTDSYSRYRKQMAVQKYLAAVLGRRYRQRVRNKGRRLAYL
- the adcyap1b gene encoding adenylate cyclase activating polypeptide 1b isoform X1, giving the protein MASSSKATLILLIYGILMHYSVFCTPIGLSYPKIRLENDAFDEDGNSLSDMGFDSDQIAIRSPPSLNDDAYTLYYPPEKRPERHAEEELDRALREILGQLTARHYLHSLMTIRAGDDNSMEDESEPLSKRHSDGIFTDSYSRYRKQMAVQKYLAAVLGRRYRQRVRNKGRRLAYL